In Cyclopterus lumpus isolate fCycLum1 chromosome 5, fCycLum1.pri, whole genome shotgun sequence, the genomic stretch GTAGTaatacattacaaataaataagatgtCATACACACTCAACTCTCTGAGCTACAAATTATAATTCTTGGATTTTTGTTTCTCAAAACAACATAACCAgcagacattaaaaaaacaatgtagttcttttgccttttattgttttaaattagctgtatttactttattttgtagGATAGGAAAGAAAGTATTGTTACCACTTACTTCAACTATATCTGACTACCAATAGtcaaagacagaaaaacaatatgaaatacatttataaatatatgaaaaataatgagtaaaaatgtattattaaaaaatataaatatatctgtaAAGTGGAAGATTTAAGCCAAGGCCAAATATATAGTTCAGTTCCTGTTCATTGGGTTGCTGACATTTAACAAACCAGCAGAAATCCAGCAGCCATTAActttgtaccccccccccccccccccccccccccctctgtgtttatattacattacattacattacatgtcatttagctgacgcttttatccaaagcgacttacaataagtgcattaaaccatgagtcaaaacctagaacaacaagaatcaagcaagtacaatttcttcaataacgttaaactacagagtactatccgtaagtgccatttaagtgttactaaagtgctaaacaacaaatatacaaatatatgtattttatgtaattaattgcatgtatgtatgtatgtatgtgtgtgtgaacaggtgaCTCTGGAGTGCCCCGACAGTGAAGAGTCTCCTCGTGTGGATAAGCTGGTAGAGAGAATCTTCCACTGTAGCTGCCAGTCCTGCAGTAAAGAAGGAGGCCAGGAGGGGGCGGTCATGCAGCTGTATTCAGCAGACAACGTCCTGGACGCTCCGTCTCTACCTGACACCCTCAGCGGTGCTCAGTCTCACCCGCTGCCccctttaaacacacactctaATAAGCATGCTCACCCACACACAGCCCatcacacactaccacacacatcAGATGGAGGATAGGTACAACGTTTTCTGTCCCTTTGCTCATCTTTCACAACCTCTGCACCCTTTGAACCAATCTGTAGTATTGTAAAGGCACTTTGAAAATATGGCTTCAGTTCACTCAAGTTTCtctaaagaaacacacacacacacacacacacacacacacactctctctgtctctgtctctgtctctgtctctctctctctcgctcacaaaGTCATGCTATCAGATTACACTTACTCTATTGTATATAAACTCTTACAGACACACCAGCCTATgcattctttttgtttatttctgactaaacatgtaaatgtgtgcatCCAGACATGACATGTCTGTTAATAATCTCTAGTCTCATTACTTTGTATCCCCTTTATCGCAATAAATTATATTGTTGTTCTAACTGTTTGTCTGCCAGTTATTGCTCTCCTTTTCTGTCACAGTGAGCATCACAAGAAAGGGAGTTGGAGAAAGTGTTTTCTTATTGAACCAAAGAAACACAGCTTCCTTTCACTGTCTCTAAAACTgtacattgttttctttatcatCATGTGGCTGCTGTTTGAATTTGGGCCACGGGACATGGTGTTGGGTTCTTTGATCAACAAAACAGTCGAGGACCAACATTTAACAGATGTTTACTGGAGCACAGAAgagatgcattatgggaagaTACTGCCCGCTTCATTGGCCTGAATACGATCTCACCGTGCTAGACAGTTTAATGAGATGCTTTGATGGAAAAGTCACAGAGAAAGTTTTACACATACTTTCACTCGTTTATCCATGTTGTTCATGATTTTTGTAATTTAAGAATAATTCAGAATTTAAAAGATGACATTTTTTGTCTGTCTTGAAGCAATGATCCCATGCAAAaggagttttaaaaaaaacgtgtctgCAAAGTAAGAAATGAAGGGGGGAAACCCCACTTTCTTCATGCTGTGCAAAAATGCCTTTAAAAGTCCGGCTAAAGCGAATATCAGGTTACAGTTTTTGTATTTCAACAGACAGCGTTTACTTgccgagctgctgcagagaGCTAGTAACACAAAGCAACATTTCTTACTCAAAAGACCTTGGAAGATATCCACTTGATGTAACTCAAACATGttttccctctctgtcccacATCGTCATGTTACTAAGGGATCTGTTTGCAGTAAGTATGGAGAGAAACAGCAAGCAGTAACTCTGTCAATGTACATATGGCATTTGAAAAAATCTGAATCTATCCTTTGAAGTGTTAATTCAGAATGGAAAAAGTAACCTACAGAGACTCAGTGATTTTAATTGAGGTTCAAAATGGGATGATAATTGGCTTTGAATTGCATGTGGCAATTGCATGACTATATCAACTTTAACtataaaataaagataacaAAATAACACCCACAAGGAAACAATAATTTTACAGCTCTGCCATTTCTGATTTATTCTTCCCAAAGGTTTTCTGGAAAGGtatatgtttaatataaataaaaaagtaaattagAGACAGTGTTTAACTTTCAACTACACTTTCAATTCctatatttcattttaatttatttaattaattaataatgctaataaagAGTATTTTAATCAGGGAACAGCAGGTCAGCTGAACTTGCAAAAACATGGATATTTGTACAAGCATACAATTGAACATAAAGTTTCTCATAATACTTTTTAAAGGATCAAGGgaatctctttttctctcatttagTGCTGAATTAAAGTTGTTTCAGAGTTGTTTTTAAATTCAGACTTGTAGTATTGCAATCTGGACTTTAATAGTGtactttattactattatactGACCTGATGTCACCTATAcatgaaacaaataataaataacatgaaCAATAGATGGAGGATGTTCAGTTCAGGGTCGGCTGTGTTAAGTATAAACGTTGGTCCAGTCAATGAAGAAAAGCTAGAGGACATTACAGGAGGAACATTGTTTGAGGTAGCCGCcaaaagattaaataaatcGGTGCTATATTTAGTTTGAAAGGTTCACAGAGAGTCCAGCAGATGTCAGTAGATGTTACAAGTGGAGAAAGGTTATATTTACTGTGCCTCTTAACTTACTTTAACTTACCAACTCGTTAGATCCAGACACCAAACACACTGAGCCTCTTCATCTTACCCATAGACCCTCTGCAGCATCTTTCCTCACCTTCATTAATCATCCCCTCATCTCTATCATTACATCCCCATGACAGTATCTTTTCCTCCATTTCTCGTCAACTCTGTCCCATATCATCTCGTCTTTTTTCCCTCGTTCCAGGTAATTAAATGTGAACAGTGAAAGgttgactgtctgtctgtgctgcaAAACAAATCGATCACTGCTTATCTCCTGGCCACACAGCTGATGCACTGAAGATTGGTGAAACGCAGACTGCACAGGGAAAAAACTCAGAGGGATATTTATGAACATATCTCATTTTATTGTGATATAGTAACTTGTTTTTCAAGCTTTGATTTACCTTTTCCCCCTGcttaaaaagtaaatgtattctGTTCTCTTGCACAATGCAGGCCATGACGCTTCTCATCTTTCACCTGGTACGAACTCATCATTTATTTCcttaaaatacatgtttcctGATACAGTTTTGTGGGATTTATTTCATTGGAgcttatttttgtgtttattgtatttttctccTAATAATTTTGATCTGTGACAGAGTCACATATTTGCAATGTGTGACCGCAATGATTTTAAGTGTACCCTGATGAAGATTCTTGAGATGTTAACTGATTATCTGCTAAACTCAAATACACTTGTGTCACTTGATTGGACCGATGACAACATGAACAGATGCAGGCTACAAGCAGCCGTTGTAATAATTCAGTACGGCCTATTTTAATGATTGTTTAAACAGACCAACTCAACGTATACCAACATGGCTCTATATAATTGGCTTACCATGTTCAACTGTGATCTCATAATGTACAGCACCCTGGATATACTTTTATATCATGGTATATGCAAGGTGAGCGGTTAGATCACTGCGGGTGAAGAAGATGTTCAGCTCCTATTTAATAGCTTTTTAGCTTTTGCTAATCTGTCAAGATTTGTCTTTCAGGACATTTTACAACAATTTAGTGCATGAGTTTATTTAACAATTTATCAAAGACAGTTGGACAAGATAGCTGATCCATTTTCTAATAAGATGTATTTTATAAAGGGTATATCTACGAAGCGTCTAATGGCTTTATATCAGGTATAAGCCATTAATAAGAACGACTTGGTTGCCAGGTTGTAAAATCACTTTCTTTGGTTTGTGTTTATCCTTTATATTTAATAGCAATGCTTTAAGAAGTGTTAGTGATTCATTGGGTTTTACAACAATCCATCTAATCTGCAGTAATAActtgatatatattttaatatgtatCATATAGTATTTTCCACAACCATGGCAACCCCACAGTTGCTCTTAATGATGCATGTGTCTAAATAAAGCCATGAGCGGAAACATATACGGGCTATGCCTCGCCAACATAGAATAATGTAGACGCATTTGAACCCAGCCAAGCCCTTTGTGCTCCTTCGTCTCGTTTCACACGTTTATGTAGCAGTATATATGTAGCAATAGATGCATTCACGAGTGTCGTGTTAAATGCTCAAAACTAAAATATTGCAATTTCAAATTGTTGAGAGACCGCGTGAGCGCGCATGCTGAAGATTGTGCGCGCGGCACGGAGTCACTCGCCCCCACAGACGCGCAGAGGCTCCTCAAACAGCTTCACAGGGTTCAACTCACAGGCGCTTCCTTCCGctgctgttttaaaaaactattatacaattatttatttaatttgaggTCAAATTTAGAGCTCCGAGTGGATAACCGGGAGAAGAACTCAAACACACCGGAGGGATTGCCGGCATCTGTACTTGGAGGTAGGCAACACTATTCTCATTCATTTATAACGTGTTGTTTATTAGAGGATACATTTAAACAGTCATGCTTGTGCCATCAGGTTTAACAGTTTACAGGATAAAAAGCAGAGTAACCCAGTCTCAACTCAAATGTAAACAGAAACTAAAGCGACAGTAATGTATCCATCAAGGTAAAGGACCATCTCAAGCAACAGGATTAAGGTGTGTTCAAACTGCTCTGAGAGAGGAGCAGGACATGTGTCCCGTCCGGTATGATGCTCGTTCAGGCTCCGGACCGCATCATCTTAAAATGCATCGTATTGACATACAGTCCGGGCTTTAGTGACGAAGCCCTGATCGATGAGATCGACCGGAGGAGCGATGTGAAGATAtaggaccgtgtgtgtgtgtgtgcgtgtgtgtgtgtgtgtgtgcgtgcgtgcgcgtgtgggAAGCCTTTTTATTTGCATAGTCTAATGAGTGGCTGCCTGGGTTGAAAAAAGAAGAGGGTGGTGGATGGACAGGCCTTGAGGATGTAATATTTTTAAATTCAGCATGAATGCAAACATTTTATTAGAATAGATTCAATAATTTACGTGTTTTTGAATGTGATTCCAGATGACAAGGCATGGATTAATTTATCTTGCAAATATGtttaaagaccttttttttctccatgacTTTAATACAGATGTTCACAatatacacaatttaaatgtatacaATTATGTTTTGCAAGCATAATCTCTTCTGTTAGATCtattttcattaaattaaaacattaacaaGTCAAGGGATGTATCAGCCTGTAACAGTCTGCTTTAAACAGAGTCcactctctttgtctgtctcagGATGTGTGGCATGGACGTGGACTTGGACGATGGCGGTTCaggcgagga encodes the following:
- the nbl1 gene encoding neuroblastoma suppressor of tumorigenicity 1, coding for MWQRIQICWVLFALYSAAPPAHINRLALFPDKSAWCEAKNITQIVGHTGCQPRSIQNRACLGQCFSYSVPNTFPQSTESLVHCDSCMPAQTQWEVVTLECPDSEESPRVDKLVERIFHCSCQSCSKEGGQEGAVMQLYSADNVLDAPSLPDTLSGAQSHPLPPLNTHSNKHAHPHTAHHTLPHTSDGG